The segment ATGGTAGCGCCTTGGTCGATACCACCAAAATTACAGTACATGTATTCGGTTTTTCCTCGACTTACTCTTAAACCGGCATCCTCAAGAGCTGCCCTCCATGTTTCGAGGGCGTTTTGGAGTTCAGTTGGGCTTTCTCTTATGAGTACTACATCGTCCGCATAAAGAAGATCCCAAGGCGGCTGCTCCTGTATATTAGATGTGAGATGATTCATTACTAGATTAAAAAGGAGAGGACTCAGTGCCGAGCCCTGGTGAACTCCCACCTCAACGTTAAACTCATCACTAATCCCAGCTGGTCCTCGTACTTTGGTGGTTATATTACAGTACATATCCTTCACTAATTTAATATAATGTTCAGGTACCTGTTGGGATCGTAGGGCCTCCCATATCAGTTTTCGGGGTACTCGGTCAAAAGCCTTCTCGAGATCTATAAAAGCCATGTGCAGGTCTTTCTGGCCGTCTCTGTACTTTTCTATTAGCAATCTTACAGTATGAATGGCGTCAGTGGTTGACTTTCCCGTGACAAAGCCACACTGATTTTCTGTAACGGCTGTTAGTTGTTTTAATCGTTGGTTAATTACTCTTTCCCAGATCTTAAATGTATGTGAAAGTAATTTAATAGCCCTATAATTTTCGCATAATCTAACATCCCCCTTATTCTTGTAGAACGGCACTAAGAAACTCGTCCTCCAGCCAGTAGGTATACCAtagattaatattttattaaatagtgTTGTTAGAAAATTAATGCCAACGTTGCCTAGTCTTTTCCATAGTTCTGCTGGGATGTTATCAGGACCAGTAGCTTTGTTATTAGCCATCAGAGTTACCGCTACTTGTACTTCCCTTGGGGTTATGTTTGGTATAGGTCCTTCCAGAGCAGCTGATTCTACTATTTCTAAACATGGAAAAGTCTCATTTAACAAGTGAGAATAGTATTCTTTCCACCTGTCTCTTATATCTTCATTTGATGTGAGTAGTATACcctgtttatttttaatgtatttattattcctAATGTCCTTGGTGTTGTTATATCTCTGTTTTGCTACCCTGAAAAGCTCCCTATCGTCTTTAGCTTGAAGCAAATCACTATAGAAATTTTCATCACTTCTTGCTCTGGCCTGGGCTACTGCTCGTCTTGCTTCCTTCTTTGCTGTTCTATATTGACTACGATCTTCTTCTTCACCACTTTGTTGCCATGTCTTGAAATTTGACTTTTTTCTGTGTAGTTTGTCTTTTACCTCAGCTTGCCACCAAGCTGGTTCTTTATTAGATTTTAATGGACCTTTAGATACTCCAAGTATCTCTGATGCTTTCTGTAAGCAGTGATTTTGAAAATCCGACCATATGGTGTTTGGCGTTTGATCATGAAGCTGTTCGGCTTTATCGAGGTATTCACTGAGGTTTTTACAGAGTTCTTCACCTTCCTGTTGCTGTAGTTTGTACCATTTTATGCGTGGTTCCTTGCTGCGAAGTAATTTTGTGGGTTTAGGGATCGTAAAGTCAGCTACAAGTAGTCGATGTTGTGTTGTTAAGGGCTCTCCCGGGATCACCTTACAATCCTTGAAAGACTTAAGTTTGGCACGGTCTGCCAATATATAGTCAATTTGGGTTTTGTTGTTACCACTCTTAAATGTTATTAGGTGTTCTGGTGATTTTGTGAAAAATGTATTTACGATAGCGAGGTCGTAGGTTGATGCAAATTGCATTATCTCTTCTCCTTGGGGATTTTTAGTTCCATATCCCGAACCACCATGAATCCTTCGGTACTCTTCGGCACTCGCACCAACATGCCCATTGAAATCTCCTACAACATACTTAGCCTCAGCGATCGGTATAGTTTGCATTAAGTTATTTAAGTCATCCCAAAAAGTTTGCTTTTCAGTTATGGTGCATCCCGTTTGCGGGGCGTAAACAGAGACTACATTCATTGGCAATTGTTGATCCATAGCAAATTTGATGTAAATAATGCGGTCACTAATCCTCTTGGTTTCAATAATACGATCCTGCAAATCATTGTCTACTGCAATGCCCACCCCATTATGTTTATTAGTTATACCGTGGTAAAGTAGTTTGTAACCGTAACCAATGTTACGCGCTTTGGACCCTTTCCATTTTGTCTCCTGAATGCAGCATATATTTACTCGTCTTCTTTTCAAAACTTCGGCTAGTTCTGCACCTCGTCCAGTCATTGAGCCCACATTCCAGCTCGCTATTCTTAGCTTTGGTACATTCGGGCGGGTCATAATAGAGTTGTTATAGTCGCTTCGGGGGGACGCCCTAGTATTTGTAGCATTCGAGACAGCCTTATTCACACttaggcatcctctagtataatatatatatatctttaatagtttttttaataaaacgacggtgacacatggatgtacactGAGGTTCCTACACATTTGTTTTGACTCTGTAGTAATTAACTAATCATTAAACAGTACATACTAATTTTATCCATTTTATTTTGCAGATTGATGAATTTTCTTTCCAATGCTTGACATGCAACATGGTTCTTGGTATCAATTCATTGACATCCCATTTTGTTGAAGATGAACACAAAACGCTTTACCAAGAATGTTGCGATGCTTACAACAAAATACCACTCAATACACGGACAGACAAATTACTTCAAGATGAGACTGCTAAATCTGATGCTATTAAAAAAGAAGAGACTAAAACTGAGCCAAAAGCAATTGAAAATGGTAATATAACTAAAAATGAACCAATAAATGAACCAAATTCAattgaaaatgataaaataggTAAAAAAGAACCAAAATCaattgaaaatgatgaaatagaCCGTGTAAAATTTTCTCTTTTTGTAAGTAATATAAATCAATTCGATAATGCAAATAATACGAGTACATACAAAGCCAATGAAAACACTGAATTCGAATACGATGAAAAGGACGAACACGAGGAAAAAATTTGCAAAACATTAAAGTGCACTAGTGGCTATATAACGCGTGCCAAATCAGGAAAAGCTAAATGCATTTTGTGTGAAGATACGATGGATCCTGGAAATGTTGGCCGTCACGTTAGCGGAAAACATCACCAAACTATTCTAAAGCTACACAAAAAACGCTTACAGaaattgaaaaacaaaagtaacAATCATACGGCGGGTACACAAAAAGATACTAATATGATACCCGTTGATTCTGGCAAAATTTTGGATAAATTGAACGAATTTCAAAACAACAATATCCAAATCAATCTCGAATCGAAGACGGCGTTTTGCAAGAAATGCAACAAGCATATCGATTTTGTTTGTGAAGCAATCGAAAATCACATTTTGGAACACAAGGAAAtcgaaaacaaaacaaaaacattggAGCTAAAAGTGTCTGAtacgaaaaaaacattatttacaaGCCCCGTCCACATCAAACGTAATAATGATGAAGCAAATACGAATGAAGAGTCAATTAAGAATGACACTTCAATCAAAAATGACAcgtcaaataaaaatgatacaaCAAGCACAAAAGATAATAAGAAGGACGAAGAAAACCTGTTTTGTGCAAAAAAGACTCAGCCATCTGCAATTTTAGAGGCTCTGTCCAACAATGACAAGGAAAACATAccaaaaaatactgaaactaAGGAAATTAAATCGATTGGTGTAAACCAAGTCTCGAGTTCCAAACCCAAGAAGCCAAAAGCAGTAACGCTGAATAGGGTTGCCACTAAAATCTTTATACAGAACCTAGCCGCTATGGAGCATCTGATGTTTAAAGATGTgataataaacaataaatattgcATAAACTTTTTATGCTTCTGTTTTATGGTGGAACTCAGGCCGAATttgtttaagtaagtaatttattagggttctatacctcaaaaggaaaaacgggacccttataggatcactttgtggtctgtttgtctatctgtctctctgtctgtctgtctgtctgtccgtccgcccgtccgtcgtgtctgtcgtcttgactttgctcagacttaagactctTAAAACAAGACAGCTTAATAACGCTGGCATAACAtgtcccgttttaactgaaacttaagtcttaagtaaagtcaaagtgcgctctataattTCAACCTTGCTTTTCggatttttaggattctgtaccaACCACTAACTACGTAGGGTGCCAACTACTAAGCTTccgttgcctgtctgtccgtccgtctgtcagcgtctgtatctcgtgaactgtaataggtagagagttgaaatgttTACGTACGGAACCttacgtgtgcgagtctgactcgcacttaacagatttttattattctacCAACAATATGTtactgggacttcgtctgtgttggtgttagctggcgggcgtgctctgcctttttggagtgtttttttttgttaaaactgactggaaagcgctctaagagggtgccgtgcgtatgtcggcgagcgccggcacagacggggtccatacttgtatagtttatctaacttgttacaaataactacaaacttgacattggctaatctttgtaaagccagacgatacagaaaaaaaaaatatgttactgAGAAATACATGACTTCCTAGTcatgtatagttcgcgacagatcgagatggcaatcggggtatgatacgggggaacgccccgcacaaccACACTTCACCCGCGCTCGTCCGAACCAGGCTAGCTCGGGGGCTGTGCTAggcgtccccaccccaattgccatctcgagtTGTCGCGTACCATACTTATATGTATGTGTCACAGCTTATGAAAGTATAATTTTAACTCTTGCTGTAGGTGTCTAGCATGCGAGGTATGTTTGCCACCGCAAGAGTTTGAGAGGCACATCGAAACGTTAAAACACGCTGAGGCCATGACCGAGGTACCCGTCATTGTTAATGAAGACTCGGAGTTTATTAGAGAGGTAATTACGTCGATTCtgttgtttttttataataaaatagctcgcaaacgagcaggtaggtcacctgatggtaagtgattaccgccgcccatgcgttgcagcaccagaggtaacgccgatgcgttgctggcctttcaggaatctgttggtccgccccttgaataaccccatgttgtaatctagtgggaataccgccgatgggagttgactTCATCGTTTGCACGTTTTTCTATAAACAAAACAGTATTGCTGCATTTTTTTACCcgacggcaaagccaaaagaaaggttatgattttggcagtctatgtatgtatgtttgtattagattctgtgtgttccaccgtgtCTTCTAATTTACTGTGCCGATTGATGTATGAGGTGgcaatcaattcgttattatgtctattataatatttcttcgtatttataatagtactagctgatacccgcgacttcgttcgcgtggatgtaggttttaaaattcccgcgggaactctttgattttccaggataaaaaatagcctatgtgctaatccagggtataatctatctccaatctaaatttcagcccaatccgtccagtagtttttgtgtgaaagagtaacaaacatacacacacacacacacacacacacacacacacacacatacaaactttctcctttataatattagtgtgactagaggatgcccgcgacttcgtccgcgtagatttagatttttatagatcccgtgggaactgtttgattttccgggataaaaagttgtctatttcgataacagggacgcaagctacttcggtaccaaatttcatacaaatcggttaagtggatgggtcttgaggaatcccgcgggaactctttgattttccctgataaaaagtagcctatgtccgtccccgggatataagctaaccctgtaccaaatttcgtcagaatcgggggatataagctaaccctgtacctttcatcagaatcggttacactgttgggccgtgaaaaggtagcagacagacagacacactttcgcatttataatattagcatggattagtaagtatagattgttcattttttttttagattcgtGATGGATGTTTCCATTGCGGCTATTGCAACTGTGTGGAAGTGTCCTGGGACAGCATGGAGGCTCATCTCAAGGGCTCCTGCCACAAGGTGGGCAAGAACTCCGCTTTATGGCGCAGGGACGTTTACCAGCCGAGGTTCATGGGTCCAGGAGTGATGAATCGAGAGGTCGAAAGAATAATATCCGAGAGACTTATTGTGGGTGCGCTGGttaatcgatttttttaaagcgaaaagttaaaaaaaaagtcttttaaagcgaaaagtaaaaaaatatttttttacttttcgctttaaaagacttttttaaaGCGATAAGTGCGAGTCgcattcgcacacgaagggttccgtacccataGTACGAGAAAtaagactttttaatttttttttttttaattttcgtggtggtcattttgaaatttttgttatttgttgtcatagcggcaatagattcgcattctgttaaaatttcaactctaactgttacggttcacgagacacagcccgctgatagacagacgggcGGAAGGACGAACAGTGGAGtgttaggttgaaatctatagagcgcactttaactttactTAGATTTactttagttaaaacgagacattatgtcagcggtataacgctgtctcgttttaacagtgtctaagtctgagcaaactcaaagtgcgctctatacatagatctcagccttagcaatagggtcccgttggtacccttcgggcagcttcgggtacggaaccccaaaagtTTTAAACTCTGATAAGATATGTAGACACGCGATCGAGTCGAGTCATGCTGATTTAAATGTTAAGTTAGCAAAAATCTGTGATCATACTTTTTAAAGTTTGTGTCCGTGTACACGTTTATATacagggttaaataaaaaatatcagaaaGCTCTCTGCAAgtaatttttatcattaaaactAACAACTTTTGTTCTACGACTCTTAAAACTTTCGTATTGGTTTATTTCATACCAAAAACTgaataaattatgttatttcTGTAAAGTGACCTTACACTGTGAATCCAAATACACATGATCAGCGATCACTATGACTGTCCCTGTTGCCAAAACGCTGCGAGCAGTTAGGATACACGTGGTGCTAATGAGACATATGGGGCTGGGGGCACACGAtgcgttgcggcgccgcaccgcaaAGATTTCACCGTACAGCGGCGCcgtttgttataataatatgtaggtattcgTAAACaactgtgtgcctagtgggagatttttaacctattcgatcgcgtaaaagttaactgcgttttgtatggaattgaaacagcgccatctagtgacaagaagatggcgctgtttcaattccatacaaaacgcagttaacttttacgcgatcgaataggttaaaaatctcccactaggcacacagagcGGTGCCGCTTCGACGTCGCAACGCATTCACCCCTCCCCGCTTCGTCTCGGTGGTTGAAGGTCCGGTGCGGCGCCGGAGCGCATCGTGTGACATGACACCACGGAACAGAAAAAACAGTGGAAGTGCAATGCACCAAAATTACTATAGGAACCGCTGTCGCCAAACTCATACAAATATACCGATAAACATATATTGCACTACAAAGAAACAAACCGTTTGATTTGTCGTTTTAAGTTTAGTCAAAACTAGCCTACGTCACAGATTTGGAAACAAACCCTGACGTTCTagaaataagatttattttgctTTAGCGGAAGAACGTACTTACGAGCTATAGTCACACTAGATTCGATTGTCCAGTTAATTCCCCTACTTGACCATAGATGGCGGTATTCTAAGTGGTAGCAATTATAAACTTAATAGCGTTGAACATATGGTTGACATTTTCGTGATCGGTCGATTTCTAATGCTACTCAGCCAAGGCCGCACCACGTAGCTCATTGAATTATCTATCGATATCGATAGATACGCGTTATTTTGTTCATtcgctaaaataaaattagaaaaaggtaaatataaaattgaataaaagtgCTGGTATGTGTGCATGCCTTTTACAAGTATGCACTATAAATACTGCAACGTAtgaaaatagtaaaattttatttattgcccttgaaataaaacatatttgttAAGAAACTGGCGTTTcgaaagtattatttttaattttaataaatgatgtatgcgaacatttatatatttttcgacTATTGCCTTCATCAAATCGGTAACGTGATTGGACGCAAGAAATTCGCCAATTTGATGGGAGGCAATATCGTTAAATAAAGGAGTTCCTATGAACTTTCGCATTATTTGAGTTATCGCTACTTCTTTTCGAAAATCTCTGGTTGAAAATGATGTGTCACTAATGCGTCAACACAGACATCacagtttatttttttcattaacatTCGGGCAATGTAACCAGCAATATGGGCTATTGCTTTATTACTGAAATCAGAAAAGTGCCCTCCTAGTTCTTCAATTTCTGAATCGTCCTCAATTTGATCGTATTGTGACATATCTTGAGACATACTACTTCTGTTTATCCTTTCAACAGCTGACGAACAGTTCGGTTGGTATCCAATTAACTCTACTCGTTGCATCTATCCATTTCTCTTTGATGCTTGCATCTTTgggaaacctaaaaatatttaaaatgaaggTTAAAGGAACTACTGATGTCTATTTAGTGATCGATGCAACGTCTcactcattaataaattataattattactttactatttatttccTTGTACCGATATAATCGATAAATTCAATATTCGACTTGGCCACATCACTACTTGAGTAGCGAACGAGCGCTATTGAATAGAATCAAtccaaaataaactttatcttaaTGGTTTAAGGTTGATTTTGACTAACCGTTctattaaatattagtaaattgaaataaattaagatttattagAAAACAATGAAAATCCTACTTACCGATGATACGAAATACCtccatttttaagattttttgtcCTACTATCATTTTTACACTCCAAAACGGAACAGTACGGCATTGCTAGGGCAATATGAATTTGTCGTGAAACTACCAACTCTACGCGATGTTAGAACGCGACTGGGATCCGTTAAGCATAACGATGCTTAATTGTGGCACGCGTGCCACGCCTACTTAGCACTTCCACTGTTTTTTCTGTTCCGTGCATGACACAGATTTATCACCGCCGCCGCAACGCCACAGAGTAGCGAAAACGCGTCGTGTGCCCCCGCTCTAAAGGTATCAAACAATCTGGCGAGACCGTCAACGTACGTGTGGTTCGCGCGGCGTTGCCGATGTTACAGAGTAGTTACAAGGAGAGAAACtatgtaaaatattgaaaacaaaaatgttacaaaaatgTTAAATACTATGTTACAAAATATCGAGTTCaaaaaaagttgtagaactGAACTAAAGTTGTTAGTTTTAATGATAACAATAATTACGTACCGAGAACtttctgatattttttatttaaccctgtATAGTTTCGTATTGTACAAAGATAATATTATCCTTGAAATATTATCATTGTATGAGGAGGTACAGcgcaaattatattttttataaaattgcttAGCATAAAAAAGCCTGTACTTTTTTGTGCTATTTCTTAAAATAAGGAAAAGTTACGTacgtattttaatttgtttagtaagtaaatattacaAGAATAATCTCCATCTTATAAGATTTATTTGGATTTGTGAAACCAAGTAGGTGCCTACTCGTAGATATATAAAGAACTGAAATAGTTGTAAGAAGACAATAAAGTTTAAGTTTCTAAtgaattttgtttgattttatcaCTCAGAATTAATAACATTAAATATGGCTACCTATAACGCGTCCAAAAGGAGGGAAAATCGACGTTTATTAGACTAGAGTTTAAAGTCTAATGTCATATTATAGACAGATAATAAATAACGAACAACAAACAGTCGTTCATTTCGTGCAAAGTACCAAGCGTCGATTGGTACGTCCATCTGAATTTCACTTCCCGCGCGCAGGTGACGTCATTTCAAACAGATAacgctgatttttttttaaatattttttacagacGAGAGGTTAAGAGTAAAGATGTCACAATCACAATATGGCGAAAATGTATTTCATATATGTATTTTCGTCATATTGTGActttgtatattgtatatttattatttctagctAAGGTtagaaatcacacttcacactaatattataaaggcgaaagtttgtatgtgtgtgtgtgtgtgtgtgtgtgtgtgtgtgtgtgtgtgtgtgtgtgtgtgtgtgtgtgtgtgtgtgtatgtttgttactccttcacgcaaaaactactggacggatttggctgaaatttggaatggagatagataatatcctggattagcacataggctactttttatcccggaaaatcaaagagttcccacgggatttcaaaaaacctaaatccacgcggacgaagtcgcgggcatcatctagtattttataagcggcgcaagtatgcctctcttatcgagagttacattttgtTCCATTTGCCGTAAAGACGCTGGGGCCATAGAATCTTAGGCTGACATCTATAGAGGACACTTTGCCTTTGCTCagtcttaagacactgttaaaacgagaccgcgctataccgctggcataaatctgtctcgttttaactcaaacttaaatcaaattacaataaataaaaacaataattaaaagtgcgctctatagatttcaaccttagggctaaaaaaatttacgagacatttcatcGCAGATTTTTtccgcaaaggatcagcctggctgtttaGCGCGAAAacgcagccagtattcttggcaccattccacgcgcatgatttgtacagtaatttcTTAGATAAggctaggtaataggtatatcttttagtgtgatattttcaagaaaaaagTGAAACTTTATTAGGCtaggaatatattattttgattcaatacattttcaaaaattttcctTCTAGTTTGGACACGTAATAATTCtgctgtacacaatctctaaagaTTAAGCTaagatctataaagcgcactttgactttgctaagacactgttaaaacgagacagcgctataccgctggtataaatctgtctcgttacttgaaacttaacagggctcgctccgtcactcgcttcatacaatcgtagtttccgatttcatttgaatattaagcaaccaaagtccatgaaattttgcagacatattctagaaactaatatctgtgtctgtgttgttttagatttttctaaaaatatgtcgttttaaaattacaggggctcaaagatttgtatgtaaatttttaagactgtgtaactttgaaaccgaatattttaacaaaaatctggaaaccacagacatagattatattagtttctagaatatgtctgcaaaatttcatggactttggttgcttgatattcaaatgaaatcggaactacgattgtatgaagcgagtgacggagcgagccctgttaagtttcaaGTCcatgacatattctagaaactaatatctatgtctgtggtttttccgatttatgttaaaatattgggtttcaaagttgcgcggtcttaaaaattacatacaaatctttgagcccctgtgattttaaaactacatatttttagaaaaatctaaaacaccacaggcacagatattagtttctagaatatttctgcaaaatttcatggactttggttgcttaatattcaaatgaaatttaaactacgtttgtatgaagtgagtgacggagagacccctcttaagtcatagtgcgctctatagatttaaacgttaaaatagtATTGGTTTGGTGGCTGGGCCGGAGTCGACGGAGCCGCCGCCGACCGGCACGCAGAGGGGAGGCGCGAAGCCGACGTCGCAGTGACAGTGACCTAATGACAGAATTCACTCGTAAAAAAATGATCCATGTATAAAAACCGGctaggactttgtctgtgttggtgttagctggcgggcgtgctctgcctttttggagtgtttttttttttcgttaaaactgactggaaagcgctctaagggggtgccgtgcgtatgtcggcgagtgccggcacagacggggtccataattgtatagtttatctaacttgttacaaataactacaaacttgacattggctaatctttgtaaagtcagacgagagagagagaaaaaaaaaaaccggccaagtgtgagtcagactcgagtattttttggacgataaatcaaaaactattatcatcatcatcatcagcctgtggatgtccactgttggacataggccttccctaaagagcgccaccacacccggtcctcagccttcctcatccagccatttCCCGCCAGCTGCTATATATCGTCAgtcacactacgcttgcttgtacgcggtctccactcaaggactttccggctccaacggccgtcgcctctacgacaagcatggcctgcccactgccacttcagcttgctaatagtttgggctatgtcagtgaccttggttttcctgcggatctcctcatttcggatcttatccctcagtgaaaaacttattttaaaatgtacagataaagccgtttcatatgataccccacatggtatagtcatcttacgttgaaaattgaa is part of the Maniola jurtina chromosome 24, ilManJurt1.1, whole genome shotgun sequence genome and harbors:
- the LOC123877718 gene encoding metacaspase-2-like encodes the protein MAPIFSKNAILVGTVDCFCLVCETHLKGEKDTGAHIAKPVHLKQLEAIQYVEEFKAEGIKKIKNKYFCELCNKLLTVLARVRLHVTEQSHADNKNINSFKRVGNHIIAFEKLAISDQSWNGLNEDSCAVCNIEYDNEEIHRNQSSHILNVIQIQVEVDSGQNIYRKIDEFSFQCLTCNMVLGINSLTSHFVEDEHKTLYQECCDAYNKIPLNTRTDKLLQDETAKSDAIKKEETKTEPKAIENGNITKNEPINEPNSIENDKIGKKEPKSIENDEIDRVKFSLFVSNINQFDNANNTSTYKANENTEFEYDEKDEHEEKICKTLKCTSGYITRAKSGKAKCILCEDTMDPGNVGRHVSGKHHQTILKLHKKRLQKLKNKSNNHTAGTQKDTNMIPVDSGKILDKLNEFQNNNIQINLESKTAFCKKCNKHIDFVCEAIENHILEHKEIENKTKTLELKVSDTKKTLFTSPVHIKRNNDEANTNEESIKNDTSIKNDTSNKNDTTSTKDNKKDEENLFCAKKTQPSAILEALSNNDKENIPKNTETKEIKSIGVNQVSSSKPKKPKAVTLNRVATKIFIQNLAAMEHLMFKDVIINNKYCINFLCFCFMVELRPNLFKCLACEVCLPPQEFERHIETLKHAEAMTEVPVIVNEDSEFIREIRDGCFHCGYCNCVEVSWDSMEAHLKGSCHKVGKNSALWRRDVYQPRFMGPGVMNREVERIISERLIVGALVNRFF